AGTCCCTGAAGACTGGGTTAATTGGCCCGGTGGTTTAGTAAAAAAACCAACccaggagagaaggagagcatTATTACTGGCCCACCTCAGCTCCACGCATGTGCCAATGTTTTAATAACTTCCTCCAGGCCTCCTGGCCCTTAGCCCTTGTTTTGTTGCACAGGACAAAGAGCTGCCCTCCAAAGCTGGTCCCGGgtctgtggtgtgtttgtgtgtttcatggGAAAGTCTGCCTGGGCGGACACCTGGGCAGATACACGAGATTCAGACTATTTTAAGGGATTGTCATCATGCTGGAGCGTTTACAAGCAGCAAAATGACCAACACTGCTGAAATTCAGTTCATACTGCAGCAGCGTATCACAGAATCCTGCTGTGACTGTGTTTCATTTAACCTTTCATCTCAGCCCCATTCACTgaacaacgtgtgtgtgtgtcggtacgagtgtgtgcgtgtgtgtctgtgtgcatatgGCGTGCCAGAGTAAATTGGCCGATTAGGTCCAGCATCAGTGACTGCGTGGAGAGGAGAATGTAACTATTCTAACTGGTAGTTGACCTTGGCGGTCAGCAGTGGAGGGGTCCCTGCCTGCGTGTCAGGCAGACGACTGTAATTACCACAAACTGAAGCATGACACGGCCCACCGTGATTCTTTAATGAAGGCTTTTATTGGCTGGAGCACCGAGCGGCGACAACACTCGCACTCACCCAGCATGTGTGGAAGTGTGTGAGCAGGAAAGAATGGAGCGAGGGTGACTGCGactctatctatctgtctatctgtctatctatctatccccTTTGTTCCAGGGAAACTAAGAAATCACTAACAAATATCAATAATTATCAATAACtgagctgctttaaagtcttTCAGTCCTTCATGACACgatctttgaatgagcacaaatttaaTTATGCTCATTTATGAGACAACCTTTAACATCATCTTCTTTCACATGAGTAACGTGTATTATTAAACTGCTTTTAAAGCCTTTTTGCTACATGTAATATATCATAATTCCTCTTCTAATATCTATTtcatattgctgtgaaaacatcagcagctgtatttattcaagtttgtcatcaaaaactacatttaacaAGATTACATCTGAACAAATCATGAGAACGTTATAATTTACCAGTACTCATTTTTACCTAATAGAGCCTAATGTAACTCAATTCAATCCCCATTAGCTGTTAGGTCCAGGCACCAgctgctaatgttaactagctaacgATTATAGCTGTCTAGCTGTCCTTCTGACCAAATGCCATCTCCTTTAGCTGTTAGCCAGCTAATGGTAACTAGCGCCTCTCCTGCGGACACAATGCAACCTCTGTTAGCTGTCAGTCCCAGCTAATAGCCAACAGTAACTAGCTGTCCTTCTGCCGGCTCAATGCCATCTCTATTAGCTGTTAGccagctaatgctaactagctCCTCTCCTGCCGACACAATGCAACCTCTGTTAGCTGTCAGTTACAGCTGCCACcaacagctgctaacagctaaaaaataacattaacgaGCTTCCCTCCTGCTGACAAAATGCAGCCTCTGTTAGCTGTAAGTtctggctaacagctaacgtgaACTAGCTCTCCTTCTGCCGACTAAATGCCTACTCCATTAgccagctaatgttaactagctcttCTCCTGCAACCTCAATTAGCTTTTAGTTCCAGCCACCAGctgttaacagctaacggccaATGTTGACTAATTCTCCTCTTGCCGACTGAATGCAACCTCCGTTAGCTGTTAGTTACAGCCACTGGCtaccagctgctaacagctaactttaGCTTTCCTCCTGCCAATTTCAGCgcaaatttgtttttcagtgccgcattaacagaaaaacaatagggtgtGTTCCCTGATGTGACAACAGTGAGTTTATTGTGTCCTGTGGTTCTAAAGGTGTCCTGGCCAAGTTTAGGCCTGTCCCTTTGTCCCAAACATGTCTTTTGTCCCCGGGACGACTGGACGCTGTTAGTCTGGAGCTCTGCTTTttactatctatctatctatctatctatctatctatctatctcagtctctttcttctcctcccctcccccctcttGCTTGCTTGTTTGGGAAGTTGATGAAATTTGTCTTTGGCCGTCATTAGGCAGCAGCCATCAGCTGCCACTCTATTAGCTGCCACGCTTCCTTTAACAGCATATGGCACGGCGGTGTAAGATATGACAAGATGCAAATGTGTTGCTGTAGTGGTGGTGGGGTGGAAGGTTGTGGGGGTGGCGACGTACGGTCGGGCGGCTCGTATTGATGAGGCCATGTGTGCAGACCAAAATACagataagaagaaaaaacacaatttgaTAAATTGAGAGAGATCATCAATCCTTCGCCCAATCTCACATCTTCATTTCATATTGATCCTCGTGTGTTGATGAGATTACACAGCTCCCACGTCTATAGACCCCGCTCGCTCCCTGGGGGCATGTAAataccctgtgtgtgtgtgtgtgtcagtgtgtgtgcccAAGCACGTCTGGCCCTTAAAGTCCCTCCACCTCTCTTCTTAcccccactcctcctcctcctcttcccttttGCGCTCTCTTCTCCCCGTCCAAGCTGTTAAGCTGTCCAGCTCTCCGCTGCCAAGCGGCCGTGTGAAGCCTCGCCAAACTAAACACGGGCAGGCAGCCCGCCACTCGCcccacacacatacgcacacacacaggcacaaaaaTACATCCACATACATGTCCGCACACATGCACGTACACACGCGTTAGTAGCAGGAGTCAGGTCATGTCTCACCCCACACAAACAGTGAGAGTGACGGCTACACCAGAGCGCCACTAATagcagagaaaaacagacagaatcAGTAAATGAGCCCCTCATTAACTTTTTCTGACCCTGTCTCCCCCGGGGAAAGCCAAACCAATCACACCGCCAAATCAGCTTCCTGTACTAGACACTGATCCAACATCAGCTTTCGCTCATCTGCTCTGCACGgtacaagtgtgtgtgctgcGAGAGAGAGGCTGGAGACAGAGACGGAAAGTGAAAAGAGAATATTGCTGTATatctgcgtctgtgtgtgtgttttacattcCAGGACAGCGGGTGGCTTTGAGGCAGCCATCTTGCTGTAAGGGCTCTTCTCTTGATCACACAAGACTTTTGGACAAAAGTAACTTCTCCGtctttgttttccccctcaggGCTCCGAGCTCTGGGACCGCCGTACCAACTCGACTCCGCTTGCGGTAGCCGCTGATGATAAAGTAGATGCAGATGCAAGCAAACACAAGAGTGTGTTGAATGCTAGCCTGTGTTGAATTAGATGAATCCAGACCGAGGTTCTTTTTATGACTCATAAGCAGGCTGACAGGGCCGTGCCATCGTGACTGATAGATTCATTTGGCCTTATTAAGCCGTGCCATTTAAAGGGGCAATTTGTCAATGAGTGGCAGAGTTTttccgtatgtgtgtgtgtgtgtttacagtcacACCAAATCACTTTACTGTAGTTGTTATTACACCAGTGACGTAAAGCTTTATTTCATGTGGAGACCGGAGGGGTCTTTACTGTTTACACATCGTCTCCATCACCTCTGCTGTCTCTCCTTTTGtgagtctgtctctctctctaatgCCAcatctccctcccctccctcccccactCCCATATTTCCTTTTCCCCCATTGGTGTGCTTTTTTTCCGCTGCTGCCTCCCCTGTCTCCATATGGAAATGACAGAGTAGACGAGATGGATCTGTATATTAAAGCCTAGCTGACATTAGAATTAGCATAATGTGTCGTGGCCTGAGGGCAGTACCTGCCATCTGCATTAGCCTgtagacatacacacactctaaatttcaaacacacacacacacacacacacacacacacacaaagaccctcatacactgacacaaacacaaagttcaTTTTCCTAAACTCCACACATGTTCACACAAGTCAATAAGCATGAAAGCGCTGTAAAGTAACATGtcagtttaatttttattatattttatttctgtttcacaacattaatgatcattttctttctcttttctctgcaCAGATAAAGATGAGCCGTCCAGCTACATCTGCACCACCTGTAAGCAGACCTTCACCAGCGCCTGGTTCCTGCTGCAGCACGCCCAGCACACTCACGGCATCCGCATCTACCTGGACAACCACCCGGCCAGTTGCTCCCTCACTCCCCGCATGGCTCTGCCTCCGCCGCCATGCCCCGATGCCCTGCCCCGCTCCCCTCTCCCCACTTTCCTCAGCGACACCAACAACCCATTCCACCTCCTCCGCATGGCTGCGCCCCTGCTCAGGGAACACCCCCCTCCCCCGGGGTACATGGAGACCCGGCTGCCTGCGACGCCGCCCTTTGTcagccctccccctccccctagACCCCCTCTAGAGCGGCTGGGCCCAGAGGAGATGGGGCTGCTGTCGCAGCACCCCAGTGCCTTTGAGAGGGTGATGCGGATGACCCCCATGGAGCCTCCTTCCATGGACTTCTCCCGACGTCTGAGAGAACTGGCGGGCAACACGACCAATAACGGCGGGCCCACGCCTCCTCTCTCACCCAACCGCGTGCCGCCCATGCACCGCTTGCTAAGTCCCACGCTTTTCCAGCCCGGCACCAAGCCCCCAGCCTTCCTCACCTATGCCCCGCAGCCACCCACCTCTCAAGGTGGACACGGTTCTTCCAGCCCTCCCGACAGCCAGGGTCAGAGCCAGGCGCCTGGGAAATCCAAATCCTGTGAGTTCTGTGGAAAGATCTTCAAGTTCCAGAGCAACCTGATCGTCCACAGACGCAGTCACACGGGGGAGAGGCCGTACAAGTGTCATCTATGTGATCACGCCTGTTCTCAGGCCAGCAAGCTGAAGAGGCACATGAAGACACATATGCACAACAAGTCTGGGTCCATGAGCGGCTCCCCAGAACAGGGAAAcagagaagagggaggagagggtgaGGAGAAGAACAGGGAGGGGAACACAAGAGGGATGGGGATGGacaatgaggaggaggaggaagaagaggaggaagaagaagaggaggaagaggaagaagaggaagagctGAGGAATGGAAGTCGGCCAGACTCCAACTTAAGTGAGGACTCTCAGGAGTTCAGCCAGAACAGGGAGAATGGCCCGAGACAGTGTCCTGAGGATAAACCCCTGGGCGGGGACAGAGTAAGTGACGGTGGCGGGGTGGGCATCATGCACCCGTACAACCACCTGGACAATCACCTTAGACTTAACCCTAACAAGAGGAGCCTGGAGAGACAGCCCAACGGAGACggtggagagaggggtgaagaaagagagaatgagaggcagcaggacagagagcaggatgagcAGGTGGGTCAGAGGCCCGTGATGAACGGCAGGATCAGCGTATCTGAAGCAGACTCCTTCCCCGGGCTGTTCCAGCGCCGGCCCACCCCCATCACCAGCCCGAGCCCCTCCAACAACAAGAGAATCAAGATAGAGAAGGAACAGCTGGATCTTCCTCCCACCTTACCCCTCATCTCCCCGGAGAACGTCTACTCTCAGCTCCTGGCTGGCTACGCTGCTTCACGCCACTTCATCAGAGAACCCTTCCTGGGATTCACAGATTCCCGTCAGTCGCCGTTCGCCACCTCCTCCGAGCACTCCTCCTCAGAGACAGGAAGCCTCCGCTTCTCCAC
The sequence above is drawn from the Epinephelus moara isolate mb chromosome 12, YSFRI_EMoa_1.0, whole genome shotgun sequence genome and encodes:
- the bcl11bb gene encoding B-cell lymphoma/leukemia 11B isoform X2, which codes for MSRRKQVNPQHLSLTHRETVRDANHDSGAGSPSPEPSSPSPRRVGAGEHDMLTCGQCQTNFPLGDILVFIEHKRRLCRGPGSRPGSFSKPGETDGVTGISISPRARSLEMGRGSIPVEVGIQVTPCREEDLERRLTPARGICPKQERGDKDEPSSYICTTCKQTFTSAWFLLQHAQHTHGIRIYLDNHPASCSLTPRMALPPPPCPDALPRSPLPTFLSDTNNPFHLLRMAAPLLREHPPPPGYMETRLPATPPFVSPPPPPRPPLERLGPEEMGLLSQHPSAFERVMRMTPMEPPSMDFSRRLRELAGNTTNNGGPTPPLSPNRVPPMHRLLSPTLFQPGTKPPAFLTYAPQPPTSQGGHGSSSPPDSQGQSQAPGKSKSCEFCGKIFKFQSNLIVHRRSHTGERPYKCHLCDHACSQASKLKRHMKTHMHNKSGSMSGSPEQGNREEGGEGEEKNREGNTRGMGMDNEEEEEEEEEEEEEEEEEEEELRNGSRPDSNLSEDSQEFSQNRENGPRQCPEDKPLGGDRVSDGGGVGIMHPYNHLDNHLRLNPNKRSLERQPNGDGGERGEERENERQQDREQDEQVGQRPVMNGRISVSEADSFPGLFQRRPTPITSPSPSNNKRIKIEKEQLDLPPTLPLISPENVYSQLLAGYAASRHFIREPFLGFTDSRQSPFATSSEHSSSETGSLRFSTPPGELMEGGSASGRSGSSTPHLLRGPGPGRPPSSKDRRNDTCEYCGKVFKNCSNLTVHRRSHTGERPYKCDLCSYACAQSSKLTRHMKTHGQFGKEVYRCDICHMPFSVYSTLEKHMKKWHGEHLMASEVKLEQADRG
- the bcl11bb gene encoding B-cell lymphoma/leukemia 11B isoform X1, which produces MSRRKQVNPQHLSLTHRETVRADANHDSGAGSPSPEPSSPSPRRVGAGEHDMLTCGQCQTNFPLGDILVFIEHKRRLCRGPGSRPGSFSKPGETDGVTGISISPRARSLEMGRGSIPVEVGIQVTPCREEDLERRLTPARGICPKQERGDKDEPSSYICTTCKQTFTSAWFLLQHAQHTHGIRIYLDNHPASCSLTPRMALPPPPCPDALPRSPLPTFLSDTNNPFHLLRMAAPLLREHPPPPGYMETRLPATPPFVSPPPPPRPPLERLGPEEMGLLSQHPSAFERVMRMTPMEPPSMDFSRRLRELAGNTTNNGGPTPPLSPNRVPPMHRLLSPTLFQPGTKPPAFLTYAPQPPTSQGGHGSSSPPDSQGQSQAPGKSKSCEFCGKIFKFQSNLIVHRRSHTGERPYKCHLCDHACSQASKLKRHMKTHMHNKSGSMSGSPEQGNREEGGEGEEKNREGNTRGMGMDNEEEEEEEEEEEEEEEEEEEELRNGSRPDSNLSEDSQEFSQNRENGPRQCPEDKPLGGDRVSDGGGVGIMHPYNHLDNHLRLNPNKRSLERQPNGDGGERGEERENERQQDREQDEQVGQRPVMNGRISVSEADSFPGLFQRRPTPITSPSPSNNKRIKIEKEQLDLPPTLPLISPENVYSQLLAGYAASRHFIREPFLGFTDSRQSPFATSSEHSSSETGSLRFSTPPGELMEGGSASGRSGSSTPHLLRGPGPGRPPSSKDRRNDTCEYCGKVFKNCSNLTVHRRSHTGERPYKCDLCSYACAQSSKLTRHMKTHGQFGKEVYRCDICHMPFSVYSTLEKHMKKWHGEHLMASEVKLEQADRG